A stretch of Canis lupus baileyi chromosome 7, mCanLup2.hap1, whole genome shotgun sequence DNA encodes these proteins:
- the USP49 gene encoding ubiquitin carboxyl-terminal hydrolase 49, with product MDRCKHVGRLRLAQDHSILNPQKWCCRECATTESVWACLKCSHVACGRYIEDHALKHFEETGHPLAMEVRDLYVFCYLCKDYVLNDNPEGDLKLLRSSLLAVRGQKQDPPLRRGRTLRSMASGEDAVLPQRAPQGQPQMLTALWYRRQRLLAKTLRLWFEKSSRGQAKLEQRRREEALERKKEAARQRRREVKRRLLEELASAPPRKSARLLLHAPRAAAPRPAAPRAPAGGRPPPRRAPAMAPGVTGLRNLGNTCYMNSILQVLSHLQKFRECFLYLDPSQTQQLFPKAPNGKAPLSGRPAASAAELSARSGGAEACEREGLCFNGGASISRSLELIQNKEPSSKHISLCHELHTLFRVMWSGKWALVSPFAMLHSVWSLIPAFRGYDQQDAQEFLCELLHKVQQELESEGTTRRILIPFSQRKLTKQVLKVVNTIFHGQLLSQVTCISCNYKSNTIEPFWDLSLEFPERYHCIEKGFVPLNQTECLLTEMLAKFTETEALEGRIYACDQCNSKRRKSNPKPLVLSEARKQLMIYRLPQVLRLHLKRFRWSGRNHREKIGVHVVFDQVLTMEPYCCRDMLSSLDKETFAYDLSAVVMHHGKGFGSGHYTAYCYNTEGGFWVHCNDSKLNVCSVEEVCKTQAYILFYTQRTVQGNARISETQLQAQVQSSNNDEGRPRPFH from the exons ATGGATAGATGCAAACATGTCGGGCGGTTGCGGCTCGCCCAGGACCACTCCATCCTGAACCCGCAGAAGTGGTGCTGCAGGGAGTGCGCCACCACCGAGTCCGTGTGGGCTTGTCTCAAGTGCTCCCACGTGGCCTGCGGCCGCTAcatcgaggatcacgccctgaaacACTTCGAGGAGACTGGGCACCCGCTGGCCATGGAGGTCCGGGACCTGTACGTGTTCTGTTACCTGTGCAAGGACTACGTGCTCAACGATAACCCGGAGGGGGACCTGAAGCTGCTCAGGAGCTCCCTCCTGGCGGTCAGGGGCCAGAAGCAGGACCCGCCGCTGAGGCGCGGGCGGACGCTGCGGTCCATGGCCTCGGGCGAGGACGCCGTCCTGCCGCAGCGCGCTCCTCAGGGACAGCCGCAGATGCTCACGGCTCTGTGGTACCGGCGCCAGCGCCTGCTGGCCAAGACGCTGCGGCTGTGGTTCGAGAAGAGCTCCCGCGGCCAGGCGAAGCTGGAGCAGCGGCGGCGGGAGGAGGCGCTGGAGCGGAAGAAGGAGGCGGCGCGGCAGCGGCGGCGCGAGGTGAAGCGGCGGCTGCTGGAGGAGCTGGCCAGCGCCCCTCCGCGCAAAAGCGCGCGCCTGCTGCTGcacgcgccccgcgccgccgccccgcgccccgccgccccgcgcgcgcccgccgggggccgcccgccgccgcgccgcgcTCCCGCCATGGCGCCGGGCGTCACGGGCCTGCGCAACCTGGGCAACACCTGCTACATGAACTCCATCCTGCAGGTGCTCAGCCACCTCCAGAAGTTCCGCGAGTGTTTTCTGTACCTCGACCCTTCCCAGACCCAGCAGCTGTTCCCCAAGGCCCCCAACGGGAAGGCCCCGCTCTCGGGCAGGCCGGCCGCCTCGGCCGCGGAGCTGTCGGCCAGGAGCGGCGGGGCCGAGGCGTGCGAGCGCGAGGGCCTCTGCTTCAACGGCGGGGCCTCCATCAGCAGGagcctagaactcatacagaacaAGGAGCCGAGCTCGAAGCACATTTCCCTCTGTCACGAACTGCACACCCTCTTCCGAGTCATGTGGTCCGGGAAGTGGGCCCTGGTGTCCCCCTTCGCCATGCTTCACTCCGTGTGGAGCCTGATCCCCGCCTTCCGTGGCTACGACCAGCAGGACGCGCAGGAATTCCTCTGCGAGCTGTTGCACAAAGTGCAGCAAGAGCTCGAGTCTGAGGGCACCACGCGCCGGATCCTCATCCCCTTCTCCCAGAGGAAGCTCACCAAACAGGTCTTAAAGGTAGTGAACACCATATTCCACGGGCAGCTACTCAGTCAG GTCACATGTATATCATGCAATTACAAATCCAATACCATTGAGCCCTTTTGGGATCTGTCCCTGGAATTCCCTGAACGGTATCACTGCATAGAAAAGGGGTTTGTCCCTTTGAATCAGACAGAGTGCCTGCTCACTGAGATGCTGGCTAagttcacagagacagaggctcTGGAAGGGAGAATCTACGCTTGTGACCAGTGTAACA GCAAACGACGAAAATCCAATCCCAAACCCCTTGTTCTGAGTGAAGCTAGAAAGCAGTTAATGATCTACAGACTACCTCAGGTCCTCCGGCTGCACCTTAAAAGATTCAG GTGGTCTGGCCGTAATCATCGAGAGAAGATTGGGGTCCATGTCGTCTTTGACCAGGTATTAACCATGGAACCTTACTGCTGCAGGGACATGCTCTCCTCTCTTGACAAAGAGACCTTTGCCTATGATCTCTCCGCAGTGGTCATGCATCACGGGAAAGGGTTTGGCTCAGGACACTACACAGCCTATTGCTACAACACAGAGGGAG GTTTTTGGGTCCACTGCAATGACTCAAAGCTGAATGTATGCAGTGTCGAGGAAGTGTGCAAAACTCAAGCCTACATCCTTTTTTACACTCAAAGAACAGTTCAGGGCAATGCAAGAATTTCAGAAACCCAACTCCAAGCTCAGGTGCAGTCCAGCAACAACGATGAGGGCAGACCACGGCCCTTCCACTGA